A single region of the Candidatus Methylomirabilota bacterium genome encodes:
- a CDS encoding molybdopterin-dependent oxidoreductase: protein MPTLTIDGKPVEVPPGTNLIEAARRVGIEVPHYCYHPALSIAGACRLCMVDIEKTPRPTIACNTLAADGMVVQTRTERVLETRRSVMEWHLINHPLDCPVCDQAGECWLQIYYMQHGLYEPRMIDDKVHKPKAVPLGRYVMLDAERCILCSRCVRFCDEVTKTGELGIFNRGDHSEIGVFPGSTLDNPYSGNVIDICPVGALTDRDFRFRVRVWYLERVKSICPGCARGCNIEVHTNTRRLHQSRGRRIARLKPRFNAGVNRWWMCDEGRYGFHPLDAPSRLQVPEVREPGARRVVAWPEMVATLAARLREASPGAVGVLLSPQMANEDLWMARRLFGEALGLSRHLDFRVPPPAPGFQDDFLIRADKNPNTRGAELIGGEPAGAADGAHVITAAAAGRLRVLWVFGHDLLASGWPPGEVRAALDRVGCLVFQGANANQTSERAHLVLPSAAYVERDGTFTNFEGRVQRFWPAVPPPGEARADWDILAEVARALDHDWRPARAEHVFRELAAAVPAFAGLDYRTLRDQGARVAEPTEAARS from the coding sequence ATGCCCACGCTGACGATCGACGGCAAGCCGGTCGAGGTGCCCCCGGGGACCAACCTGATCGAGGCCGCCCGGCGGGTCGGGATCGAGGTCCCGCATTACTGCTACCATCCCGCCCTCTCGATCGCCGGCGCCTGCCGGCTCTGCATGGTCGACATCGAGAAGACGCCGCGCCCGACGATCGCCTGCAACACCCTGGCGGCCGACGGGATGGTCGTCCAGACCCGCACCGAGCGCGTGCTGGAGACGCGCCGATCGGTGATGGAGTGGCACCTCATCAATCATCCGCTCGACTGCCCGGTCTGCGATCAGGCGGGGGAGTGCTGGCTCCAGATCTATTACATGCAGCACGGGCTCTACGAGCCGCGGATGATCGACGACAAGGTTCACAAGCCGAAGGCGGTGCCGCTCGGACGATACGTGATGCTGGACGCCGAGCGCTGCATCCTCTGCTCGCGCTGCGTGCGCTTCTGTGACGAGGTCACCAAAACCGGGGAGCTCGGGATCTTCAACCGGGGCGATCACTCGGAGATCGGGGTGTTCCCGGGCAGCACGCTCGACAACCCCTACTCGGGCAACGTGATCGACATCTGCCCGGTCGGAGCCCTCACCGACCGCGACTTCCGCTTCCGCGTGCGGGTCTGGTACCTCGAGCGGGTGAAGTCGATCTGCCCGGGGTGCGCCCGCGGCTGCAACATCGAGGTCCACACCAACACCCGGCGGCTCCACCAGTCCCGGGGCCGGCGGATTGCCCGGCTCAAGCCGCGGTTCAACGCCGGGGTCAACCGGTGGTGGATGTGCGACGAGGGCCGCTACGGGTTCCATCCCCTGGACGCCCCGAGCCGGCTTCAGGTGCCCGAGGTGCGCGAGCCCGGCGCCCGCCGGGTGGTGGCGTGGCCGGAGATGGTGGCGACCCTCGCCGCCCGCCTGCGGGAGGCGTCTCCGGGCGCCGTGGGCGTGCTGCTCTCCCCCCAGATGGCGAACGAGGACCTCTGGATGGCCCGGCGGCTCTTCGGCGAGGCCCTCGGGCTCTCCCGTCACCTCGACTTCCGCGTGCCCCCGCCGGCCCCGGGGTTCCAGGACGACTTCCTGATCCGGGCCGACAAGAACCCCAACACGCGCGGCGCCGAGCTGATCGGGGGGGAGCCCGCCGGCGCCGCCGACGGCGCCCACGTGATCACGGCGGCCGCGGCGGGACGGCTTCGGGTCCTGTGGGTGTTCGGCCACGACCTGCTGGCGTCGGGCTGGCCCCCGGGCGAGGTGCGGGCCGCGCTCGATCGCGTCGGGTGCCTCGTCTTCCAGGGTGCGAACGCGAATCAGACGAGCGAGCGGGCGCACCTCGTCCTGCCGAGCGCGGCGTACGTCGAGCGCGACGGCACCTTCACGAACTTCGAGGGTCGGGTCCAGCGCTTCTGGCCGGCGGTGCCGCCGCCGGGAGAGGCCCGGGCGGACTGGGACATCCTCGCCGAGGTGGCCCGGGCCCTGGACCACGACTGGCGCCCGGCCCGGGCCGAGCACGTCTTCCGCGAGCTGGCGGCGGCGGTGCCGGCCTTCGCCGGGCTCGACTACCGGACGCTGCGGGACCAGGGGGCGCGGGTAGCGGAGCCGACGGAGGCCGCGCGCTCATGA
- a CDS encoding complex I subunit 1 family protein has product MSALAVDLGIAVAKVGFVMGFVLNLGGLMTWVERKQSAVMQDRVGANRASIFGLRLIGLFHPLADAIKMLTKEDFIPARADRALFLAAPFVSVFFALAGFATIPFGDVLRVGGREISLQAVALNAGILYVFGMLSMGVYGVLLAGWASANNYALLGGQRAAALMISAEIAIGASIMGVCMVYGSLDLQEIARGQGAYWAGVIPKWGIFTQPLGLILFLTAGIASTKRIPFDFPEGESEIIGYFIEYSGMKFGMFMMADFVETVVIAGMTTALFLGGWQVPWLFADGFQFPGGLSVGLPHLVVVALQIGAFVLKVVLMCWFLMLVRWTLPRFRYDQAMRLGWLGLLPLAVLNIVVTAAVLLL; this is encoded by the coding sequence GTGAGCGCCCTGGCCGTCGATCTCGGGATCGCGGTCGCCAAGGTCGGATTCGTCATGGGGTTCGTCCTGAACCTGGGCGGCCTCATGACGTGGGTCGAGCGCAAGCAGTCGGCGGTCATGCAGGACCGCGTCGGGGCCAATCGCGCATCGATCTTCGGGCTGCGCCTGATCGGGCTCTTCCATCCGCTGGCCGACGCGATCAAGATGCTGACGAAGGAGGACTTCATCCCCGCTCGGGCCGATCGGGCGCTCTTCCTGGCGGCGCCGTTCGTGTCCGTGTTCTTCGCCCTGGCCGGGTTCGCCACCATCCCCTTCGGCGACGTCCTGCGGGTGGGCGGGCGCGAGATCTCGCTCCAGGCGGTGGCGCTGAACGCGGGCATCCTCTACGTCTTCGGCATGCTCTCCATGGGCGTGTACGGCGTCCTCCTGGCGGGGTGGGCGTCGGCCAACAACTATGCCCTCCTCGGCGGGCAGCGGGCGGCGGCTCTGATGATCTCGGCCGAGATCGCCATCGGGGCCTCGATCATGGGCGTCTGCATGGTCTACGGCTCGCTCGACCTCCAGGAGATCGCCCGCGGCCAGGGCGCCTACTGGGCGGGGGTCATCCCCAAGTGGGGGATCTTCACGCAGCCGCTCGGCCTCATCCTGTTCCTCACCGCCGGGATCGCGTCCACCAAGCGCATCCCCTTCGACTTCCCGGAAGGCGAGTCCGAGATCATCGGCTACTTCATCGAGTACAGCGGGATGAAGTTCGGCATGTTCATGATGGCGGACTTCGTCGAGACGGTCGTGATCGCCGGGATGACGACCGCCCTGTTCCTGGGAGGCTGGCAGGTGCCGTGGCTCTTCGCGGACGGCTTCCAGTTTCCCGGCGGGCTCTCGGTGGGGCTGCCCCACCTCGTCGTGGTGGCGCTCCAGATCGGGGCCTTCGTCCTGAAAGTGGTCCTCATGTGTTGGTTCCTCATGCTCGTCCGCTGGACCCTGCCGCGGTTCCGGTACGATCAGGCGATGCGGCTCGGCTGGCTCGGGCTGCTCCCGCTCGCGGTGCTGAACATCGTGGTCACGGCCGCGGTCCTGCTCCTCTAG
- a CDS encoding NADH-quinone oxidoreductase subunit I, producing MATLKPVLVTRQVPASPRQRLYLVEVLIGLGVTAGHFFRNMGRWLSGGKGAVTYQWPEERRPLAPRLRSLHRLVRREDGSPRCVACMMCETVCPAHCIYIVAAEHPNPDIEKYPERFDIDLGKCVFCGYCVEACPEDAIRMDTGILEFSAYSRAGMIYSKEVLLGLEPAGADGLPTVQPPAAVIRRGFP from the coding sequence ATGGCGACCTTGAAGCCGGTCCTGGTCACGCGGCAGGTGCCCGCCTCCCCCCGCCAGCGCCTGTACCTGGTCGAGGTGCTGATCGGGCTCGGGGTGACGGCCGGCCACTTCTTCCGCAACATGGGGCGATGGCTCTCGGGCGGGAAGGGCGCCGTCACCTACCAGTGGCCCGAGGAGCGCCGCCCGCTCGCCCCGCGCCTCCGGAGCCTCCACCGGCTGGTCCGACGGGAGGACGGGTCGCCCCGCTGCGTGGCCTGCATGATGTGCGAGACGGTGTGCCCGGCCCACTGCATCTACATCGTGGCGGCCGAGCACCCGAATCCCGACATCGAGAAGTACCCGGAGCGCTTCGACATCGACCTCGGCAAGTGCGTCTTCTGCGGCTACTGCGTGGAGGCGTGTCCCGAGGATGCCATCCGGATGGACACGGGCATCCTCGAATTCTCGGCGTACAGCCGGGCCGGGATGATCTACTCCAAAGAGGTCCTGCTCGGGCTCGAGCCGGCAGGCGCGGACGGGCTGCCGACCGTGCAGCCCCCGGCGGCGGTCATCCGGCGGGGGTTCCCCTAG